Below is a window of Leucobacter sp. Psy1 DNA.
CCCTCCTCGTCGGGATCGTGTTCGCCGTGCGGCCATTCGCGTTCGAGCGCTACCCCAGTTCCGCCTGACGCGCAGCCACGGCATCTCGCACGGCACCGAACAGGGGGTGGGCTGCGCCGAGACCCGTGATCGTGGCGGTGACCTCCTCAGCGGATTCGGCGCGGAGCAGCGCCTGCAGTTCGACCGCCTGCTCATCGTCGGCGTCCTCGAAGGCGAGTGCGGCGCGCACCGCACCCACCAGTGCCTCCGTCGGCAGCTCGCGCTCCGCGGCCATCGCCGCCGGACCGATGAACCGGTCGTTCCGCGAGAGCTTGCGCAGGGGCTGGCGACCGACCCGGTGGACCGTATCGGGCAGCTCGGGATTGCGGAAGCGCTCCAGAATCGTCGCCCGATAGTCGGCGAGTTCGCGGTCGGAGAAGCCATGGACGGCGCTCAGCACCGCCGACGTCTCGCGCAGAGCGGCCTCGACGGCCGACGCTACCGCCTCGTCGCCCAGTGCTTCGGCGATTCGCTCGTACCCGCGGAGGGCTCCGAGGTACGCCGTCGCAGCGTGACCGGTGTTCACCGTGAACAGCTTGCGTTCGATGTACGGCCCGAGCTCATCGACGAAGTGCGCCCCGGGAATGTGCACCGAGACATCGGCGAGCGGCCCGGACTCGATCGCCCACTCGAAGTAGGGCTCGACCGTCACGTCGATGCCTGAACCGCCCTGCGGGGCAGGCACAATCCGATCAACGGCGGTGTTGGCGAAGCGCACCCGGTCGAGCAGAGCCACGTCGCTGATCGCTCCGGCGACCTCGTCGCGGAGCTGGTCGGTGGCGCGGATCGCGTTCTCGCAGGCCATCACGACGAGCGGTGCCGCATCGGACGCGCGCCGCTCGATCCCGGCCGCGATGAGCGGCGCCACGAAGCGGAGCACCGTCACGCCTACCGCGGTCGTCACGATGTCCGCGGTCGCGATGGACTCGATGACGGCCTCCGGATCCTCGGCGCTGTTGAGCGCGCGGAACCCCGTGACCTCGTGATCGACGCCGCCGGGTCCCGCCTCACGGACGGTGTACCGGTCAGCGGCGTTGACGGCGTCCACCAGGGGGCCGGCGACGTCGGAGAAGACGAGGTCGTACCCGCCCTGGTGGAGCAGCAGGCCGACGAAGCCTCGGCCGATGTTCCCGGCCCCGAAGTGGACGGCGTGCATCAGTCGTTCACCGCCGAGAGCAGCGCGAACAACTCGTCTGGCGTGGCCGCCGCGTTGAGCTTCGCGACCTCGTCCTCCTCGGAGAAGAGGACGGCGATCTGGGAGAGGATCTCGAGGTGCTCGTCACCCTTCCCCGCGATGCCGACGACGAACGTGGCGCGCTCCCCGCCCCAGTCGACGCCGCCGTCATACCGGACGACGGACAGGGCGGAGGCCAGGATCGCGTCCTTCGCGTCGTTGGTGCCGTGGGGAATGGCGAGGCCGTTCCCCATGAACGTCGAGACCGTCTCCTCACGCTGGCGCATGGCGTCCAGGTACTCGGGGGTCACGGCGCCGGCGGCGACGAGGAGGTCGGAGGCCTCTTTCAGCGCCTCCTCACGGGTCGCGCTGCCCTCGTGGATCTTGATGCGGTCGAGATCGAGTACGCTCACTGCTGTTCCTCCCGGTTCTTGCGGACCATTTCCACGACCTCATCGTACTTCGGCGAGTTCATGAAGTTGTCGACGGACACGTGGATCGCGTCCGGAGTCTTCTCCTGCGCCCGATCCGTCAGCTGCTGCTGCGTGATGACCAGGTCGACGTCGGTCGTGAGATTCGCAATCGCGCTGTTCGTCACACTGACGTCGGTGACGCCCGCCTTCTTCAGTTTGTTGCGGAGCACGCTCGCCCCCATGGCGGAGGAGCCCATACCCGCGTCGCACGCGAAGATGATGGTGTCGATCGGCGTGTCGGCGGTGACGGTCGCCGTGGACGCGGCGGGGGCTGCGGTCGGTTCGCCCGACTCGGTGCGGAGACCGCTGAGCGCCGACGAGGATTTGCCCTTGTTCCGCTCCGTCTGGCTGATCGCCGCACCGAACGCGTCTCCCCCTGCCGACGCGGCGGCAAGATCGCGCTTGCGGGAGGCCCGCAAGATGATCGAGGCGATGATGAAGGTCACGGCCGCCGAGAGGATCACCGACAGGATCACCGCGAAGTACGAGCCGCTCGCCGTCTGCGCGAGCACCGCGATGATGCTGCCGGGGGCCGCAGGCGCGCGGAGCGCACCGCCGAGGAGCATGTTCGTGGTCACTCCCGTCATTCCGCCGAAGATCAGCGCGATGATGAGGGTCGGCTTCATGAGGGCGTACGGGAAGTAGACCTCGTGGATACCGCCGACGAACTGGATGAGCGCCGCACCGGGTGCCGAGGCACGGGCCGCGCCGATCCCGAAGATCGCGAACGCGAGGAGCAGTCCGAGGCCGGGACCTGGGTTCGCCTCGAGGAGGAACAGGATCGACGAGCCGGAGTCCGCTGCCTCCTGCGTGCCGAGCGGGGTGAGCACCCCGTGGTTCACGGCGTTGTTCAGGAAGAGCACCTTCGCGGGCTCGATAAGGATGCTCGTGAGCGGGAGCAGGTTGCTCGCCACCAGCCACTCGACAGCGGTGCTGAGCGCGCTCATGAGCCCGTTCACGACCCAGGCGATCGGGTAGAACCCGACGATCGCGAGCACGAAGCCCCAGATGCCGGCCGAGAACATGTTCACGAGCATCTCGAAGCCCGACTTGATCTTGTCTGCCCAGAGCTTGTCGAGCCACTTCATGGTGAAGCCGGCGAGCGGGGCGAGCATCATCGCGCCGATGAACATGTGCACCTCGCCGAGCGGGGCGGCATTCGGATCTGCGGCGAGCAGCTCCGCGTTGAAGTCGGCGATCAGCAGGTCGGAGCCCGCGATGGCTCCCATGGTCGCGATCGTCGCAACAACGCCGCCGCGCTGCTGGTACACCATGTATCCGCCCGTGTATGCGATGATGAGCGGCAGCAGGTAGTGGATGAACGGGCCGACGATCGTCGCGAGTCCCTCATTCGGGGTCCACCCCACGTCGATGAAGAACGCCGTGAAGATGCCCCAGGCGATGAGTGCGGGAATGTTCGGCATGATCATGCCGGAGAGGAAGGTGCCGAAGCGCTGCACGCGCACACGGACCCCTCCGGTGCGCGGGTGCGCCTCCTCCGACGCGGACGTCGTTGTCATGTCAGTCTCCTGATTCGATGGTGTGCGTGGATGGGGAGAGCGGTCATGCCGTTCCTCGCAGCAGCGTGCGCACCCAGCCCAGCGTGCGCGAACCGTCGAGGTCGGAGTAAACGTCCGACTCGAGCACGGCGAAGCGCGCGCTCGAGCCGGACGGCTGCAGCTCGGCTGCGCGATCCGCGAGGTGCGGTCCGAGCAGCACGAGATCGGCGTCTGGATGATCCCGGATGATGAGCTCGCCGCCGGCGACCGTGCTCCAGTCGAGGCCGGCGGCCTCGGCGGCGCGGCGCAGTCGCTGCGCGATGAACGTGCTCGACGCACCGGCGCCGCACATCACCAGGATCTTCATTGATGCCTCTCCCACGGTACCCATTGTGGGAATCGCGGGCCGTCGCCGCCACCACATTCCCTTCCGCCCCCGCGGAAACCCCTCGCAGGGGCGGAAGGATGAGAGGATAGAGGGGATGCCGGGAGGGGGCTCATGTCGCGCAGACGCCAGGATCAGCTGCTCGCGGATCTCCTGCGACGCGACGGTTGGGCGACGGCGGGACAGCTCGCAGACGTGATGGGCGTGACGCCCCGCAGCATCCGCTCCTACGTCTCAGCGGTGAACGCGCGCGTCCCCTCTGGCGACGCCGTCCTCTCCGGTCCTGCAGGCTACCGCGCCGGTCCCGCAGCGCACCGAGCGCTCGACACCCGCACCGAGGCCACGCCGCGCGACCGCCTGCACCGCATCGTCCGCGAACTGTTGCACACGCCCGACGGTATCCGCGTCCACGAGACGGCCGCGCAGCTCCACGTCAGCGATGCGACGCTCGACGCCGACCTCTCGCGCGTCCGCTCACTGCTGGAGGGCACCGAGCTCGCACTCGAGCGCGAGCGCGACCTGGTGCGCCTGCGCGGCAGCGAGGAAGCCGAGCGCGCGCTGCTCAGCAAGCTCGTCCACGACGAGATCGAGGCGGGATCGCTCCTCCCCTCCGCCGTGCCGAGGGTGCTCGTCGACAGCTCGATCCCGCACGCGGCGGTCGCACCGTTCAAGACGGCCCTCGTGCGTGAGCTGCAGGAACTCGACTACTTCGTCAACGAGCTCGCGATCACCGACGTGCTGCTGCACATCGTGATCGCCGCAGACCGCGTCGCGTCGGGCCGCGCCCTCGACGTCGAGAGCGGCGACGACACCGCGCCGCCCGAAGTCAGGGAACTGGGCCTGCTCGTCGGACGACTGTGCACCGATCACCTCGGCATCACGCTCGGCGCCGGGGACCGCGACCACCTCGCAGCGCTCCTGCTCACGCGCGTCGTCACCCCCGATCGCGACACCACTGGTGTCGCACGGGAGGGCATCACATCACCCGTACTCGAAGCCGTCCGCACCACGGTCGAACGCGCGTCGCGCGACTACGGGGTGGACCTCGTCGACGACGCCTTCGTGCTGCGCCTCGCCCTGCACGTGCAGAATCTGCAGCGGCGCATCGCCCAGCAGTCGTGGTCGCGGAACCCGCTCACCCGATCGCTGAAGACCTCGTACCCCATGATCTTCGAGATCGCCGTCGCCATGGCCAGCGGGCTCAGGGAGCGGCTCGGCGTCGGACTCCACGACGACGAGATCGCGTACATCGCGATGCACGTCGGAGGCCGGCTCGAACGGAGCCGCGCGGCCGACACCGCCCTCACGGCGACCATCATCTGCCCGGGATACTCCGAGATGCGCGAACTGCTCAGGGCGAGCGTCGACCGTTCGCTCGGCACCACCATCGAGATCACCCGCGTCGACACCCGCGTCGATCCGGACTGGGAGTCCATCGACACCGACCTCGTTCTCTCGACCATCGATCCAGGCCGAGCCTCCGACCGGGTGGTGCGGATCCCTCCGTTCCTCACGGAGTCAGACGTCGACCGCATCCAGGTCGCCGCAGCCAGGAGGCGCCGCGCACGTCGCCTCGCTCGCCTCCGCGACGAGCTCTCACGCTACTTCTCCCCCGAGGCGTTCGTCGTGCCGCTCCCCGACGCCGGGGACGAAGAGATCATCCGCCGGCTCGCCGCTCCGCTCCGCGCCGCTGACCTCATCGATGACGCGTACGTCGACCGGACCATCGCCAGGGAGCGGATGTCGTCGACGGCGTTCACGGAGGCGCTCGCCGTGCCCCACGCGCTCCGCATGACCGCGAAGCGCACCGCCATCAGCATCGGGATCGCCCACGGCTCCGTCGCCTGGGGCCCGTCGCGCGTGCAGGTCGTCGCCCTCGTCGCATTCAGCGAGAGTGACCGCGGAGCATTCCAGACCGTCTTCGAGCAGCTGGTCGAGGTCTTCAGCGAGCCCGAGAGCGCGCAGCGCATCGTGCGCGCCGCCACGAGCTTCGAGCGGTTCCTCGACGAGCTCGTGGCCGTGATCGACGGCTAGTTCGGCGAACGCCTCGTCCGCGTCGCCGGGGACATGAACACCGCGATGAGCACCACGATCATCGGCGCGAGCAGGGCGGTCCGTAACCCCACGTGCTCGCCGATGAAGCCGAGCGCCGGCGGCCCCACGAGGAACGCGAGGTAGCCCATGACCGTCACCAGAGCGACGCGCGCGGTCGGGCGCTCCCCCGAGGCTCCCGCAGCGGAGATCGCCACTGGGAACCCGAGCGACGCTCCGAGCCCCCAGAGCACTACAGCGACCCCGGCCACGACCTCGTGGTCGACGAGGGACACGAGCAGCAGACCGGCGACCGCGCTCGACGCGCTCACCGCGAGCACCGGAGCTCGCCCGAACCGGTGCACGATCGGCCCGCCGCAGAAGCGGCCGATCGTCATCGAGGCCGCGAACACGGCGAAGACGGCGGAGCCGAGCGCCGCATCGAGTCCATGCCCGTCGACCATGATGAGCGGAAGCCAATCGGTCGCGGTGCCCTCGGCGAGCGCCATCGCCAGCACGATGAATCCGATGCAGAGCAGACGCGTGTCTCGCCAGACCGGCACGGGGCGCTCGATCGAGACTCCCGGCTCTGGAGCTGCGCGACGCCCCGTGTGCGAGGGCAGGTGACGCACGCTCGCGAGCGCGGCGACGAGCGCCAGAACGCCGACCGCGATCAGGTGCACGATCACGGAGAACCCCACTGCGGTGGCGACGATGCCGAGCACCGCGCCGATGAAAGTGCCGAGGCTGAAGCAACCGTGCAGCAGCGGAAGGAACGTCCGACCCGACTGCACTTCCACGTCTGCGCCCTCGACGTTCAGCGCCACCTCGGAGCCGCCCATCCCGAGCCCGAACAGCGCGAGACCGACGGCTACGGCGACGTTCACCTGCAGCGCCGCCCCGAACGCGATGACCGGCATGCTCGCGATGATCCCGACCATGCCGATGGCAATGAGCGGTCGCGCGCCCCACCTGCCGAGGAGGGGTCCGGAGGCCAGGATCCCGACCATGGAACCGGTCGATAGGCCGAACAGCACGAGCCCCATCTCGGCCGTGGACGCCCCGAGCAGGTCGCGGATCGCCGGGGTGCGGGTCACCCAAGAAGCCAGCGCGACGCCCGGCACCATGAAGAGAATGCACAGCGCCCAGCGGCGACGGGACAGCGACGGCGAGACGGATGAGGCGAAAGGCGGCACAACCGCTGAGTCTATCGGGGCTATCCGACGTCCCGCAGTGCGTCGACGGGTTCGATGCGTGCGGCCTTGAGCGCGGGGTAGGTGCCAGCGGCCCAGCCGACGACAGCTCCAAGCAGCACCCCGGCGGGCGCAGCCCACGGCGCGAGCACCGGCGTCCACTGCTGCACGAGGCACACCGCGAGAAGTCCGAAGAGACCGACCGCGACGCCGATGAGGCCGCCGAGCAGACCCGTAGTCACTGACTCGAGCATGAATTGCCGTGCGATCTCCCGGGTTCTCGCCCCGAGTGCGCGTCTGAGACCGATTTCGCCTCGCCGCTCAGAGACCGAGAGCAGCGTCACATTGGCGATCCCGATTCCGCCGCCGAGCAGTGCGACTGCTCCGATGACCACGAACAGCACGTTGATGTCGGACTCGATGCCCTCCCGGAGCGCCCCTCCGGAGCTCGGGGCCGACACCTTGTAGCCATCGGGATTGTTCGGGTCGACCGCGATCGGCGCCTGCCGCGCGACGACCGACCCCGCGCCGACATCGATGCGAATGTCGAGACTGGACGGTGCTCGCAGTCCGAGCTGCTCGCGCGCGGTCGACACCGGCATGATCACGGTGTCGAGCAGCGTTTTGCGCGCGCCGACGTCGCCGAGGATGCCGAGGACGGTGTACGCACGGTCGTCGATGAAGATCGCCGGCTGGCTCGACACCCGGTTGATCCCGAGCTTCTCCGCCGCGTTCGCGCCGAGCACGACCACACGATCCGCGCGGGCCTCGTGCCCCGAGTCGAACCAGCGGCCCGTCGCGATCGATCCCTGCACCACGTCGATGAGGTCGGCGGATCCCGCGACGACGGGCGGCGGCGCCGCAGGTGCCTCGGCCGGATCGTGCACCCGCACGGCCTCGACTCGTACCCCCTCGGGAAGCTGCCCGACGAGCGCCGCATCTGCAACGCCCGCCAAGCCGGCGACGCGCTCAGGCGCGTCCCACGGAACCCTGGCCTTCGGTTTGCCCTCGGTCTCGCCCTTGTCCCCGGAGGTCCCCGGCTCCACCGTCACGCGAGTCGCAGCCACGGCGTCGAATTGGCTCGAGATCTGCCCCGCTGCGGTCTGCGCCATGCCGATCGTCATGATCAGCGAGGCGATACCCAGTACGGTCCCCGCGAGCGTGATGAAGAGTCGGGACGGCCGGGATCCCACGCCCTCGAGGGACTCGCGGACGAGGTCCCCGAGCGTGAAGCCCCGCGCGCCGCGTTTCATACGAGCTCCGAGAGCACGCCGTCGTTGATGCTGACCCGACGAGCAGCGGCCTCCGCGACCCCGTGGTCGTGAGTGATCATCACGATCGTCAACCCTCCGGCGCCCAGGTCGCTGAACAGCTCCATCACGGCCTCGGAGTTCTTTCGGTCGAGGTTGCCCGTCGGCTCATCGGCGAGCAGGAGTCGGGGCTCCGTGCTCACGGCGCGCGCGATGGCGACGCGCTGCCGCTCACCCCCGGAGAGCGTGCCGGGGAAGAAACCGGTGCGATGCGCGAGACCCACGCGTTCGAGCGCCGACCGCGCGCGTTCCTCGCGCTCCTCGCGCGGAACACCGGCGTAGGCCGCAGCGAGCATGACGTTGCCGAGCACGTCTCGGGTGGCGAGCAGATGAAACGACTGGAACACGAACCCGATCGCCCCGCCGCGCAGTGCCGCACGATCGTCGTCGTCGAGCTCCCCCGTATCGATCCCCTCGAACTCGAAGGTGCCCGTGCTCGGGCGGTCGAGGAGACCGAGCGTGTTGAGCATCGTCGACTTCCCGGAACCTGAGGGCCCAACGATCGCGAGGTAGTCGCCGCGTCCGACGGAGAGGTCGACGCCGCGCAGCGCGTGGACGGCCGGGGCACCGGGGAAGATCCGGGTGACGTCGTCCAACCGGATGATGGGTCCTGAGTACTCGGGATCGCCGATCGGACGCGTGCCGTCAGCTGACGGGGACCTGTGGCGGCGCGGGCGGAACCGCAGCCTCACGTGCCCACCACGACCTTCGCCCCGACGATCACGCGGTCGTCGTCGGAGGCGATCTCGACAAATCCGTCGGCGGCGAGCCCCGCCTGCACGTCGATCGTCACGGTATCGGCTCCCTCGGCCTTGCGGTCGGCCTCGTCGAGGGCGAGCTCGATGCGGTCCTCCCCACCGGGACCTGCTGAGAGCGCCGCGATCGGTACCGCGAGCACCGCACCGTCGGTCGACTCCACAGGCACGCGAAGGCGCACGTTGGTGTCGCGCAACACGTCGACCTGCTCCGGACTCAGATCCTCGGGGATCAGCGTCACGGTGAACCGCGACGCATCGGTTGACTCACCGCCGCCGTCGCCACCGGAACCGTCCTCACCGTCTTCACCGTCTTCACCACCCTGATCCGGTTTCTTGCCCTTCTCGGGTGCTGCGACGGACTGCACTTTCGCGGGCAGTTCTTGACCGTCAGGACCGGTGAAGGTCGCGGCTTGTCCCTCTTTCATCAGGTCTGCGTCCTGCTTGCCGACGGTGCCCGTGATAGCGAGCGTCGCCCCGGAGACCTGCATCGCCGACCCCTGCAGTACATCCCCGCGCGCGACACTCACGTCGTCGACGCGCCGCGGGAGTTCGCTGAGCACGAGCACCTCGCTCGCGGGCAGCGACGGCAGCACGTCGGATTGCGCCTTCGCCAGCGCTTCCTGCGCGTCGAAGAGCGCGTCGTTCGCCGCGGTGACCTCTGCTCCGCTCCGATTGCCGAGCCCGCCCAGCGTCACCTCGGCATCTCGCAC
It encodes the following:
- a CDS encoding mannitol-1-phosphate 5-dehydrogenase, whose protein sequence is MHAVHFGAGNIGRGFVGLLLHQGGYDLVFSDVAGPLVDAVNAADRYTVREAGPGGVDHEVTGFRALNSAEDPEAVIESIATADIVTTAVGVTVLRFVAPLIAAGIERRASDAAPLVVMACENAIRATDQLRDEVAGAISDVALLDRVRFANTAVDRIVPAPQGGSGIDVTVEPYFEWAIESGPLADVSVHIPGAHFVDELGPYIERKLFTVNTGHAATAYLGALRGYERIAEALGDEAVASAVEAALRETSAVLSAVHGFSDRELADYRATILERFRNPELPDTVHRVGRQPLRKLSRNDRFIGPAAMAAERELPTEALVGAVRAALAFEDADDEQAVELQALLRAESAEEVTATITGLGAAHPLFGAVRDAVAARQAELG
- a CDS encoding PTS sugar transporter subunit IIA, whose product is MSVLDLDRIKIHEGSATREEALKEASDLLVAAGAVTPEYLDAMRQREETVSTFMGNGLAIPHGTNDAKDAILASALSVVRYDGGVDWGGERATFVVGIAGKGDEHLEILSQIAVLFSEEDEVAKLNAAATPDELFALLSAVND
- a CDS encoding PTS mannitol transporter subunit IICB — its product is MTTTSASEEAHPRTGGVRVRVQRFGTFLSGMIMPNIPALIAWGIFTAFFIDVGWTPNEGLATIVGPFIHYLLPLIIAYTGGYMVYQQRGGVVATIATMGAIAGSDLLIADFNAELLAADPNAAPLGEVHMFIGAMMLAPLAGFTMKWLDKLWADKIKSGFEMLVNMFSAGIWGFVLAIVGFYPIAWVVNGLMSALSTAVEWLVASNLLPLTSILIEPAKVLFLNNAVNHGVLTPLGTQEAADSGSSILFLLEANPGPGLGLLLAFAIFGIGAARASAPGAALIQFVGGIHEVYFPYALMKPTLIIALIFGGMTGVTTNMLLGGALRAPAAPGSIIAVLAQTASGSYFAVILSVILSAAVTFIIASIILRASRKRDLAAASAGGDAFGAAISQTERNKGKSSSALSGLRTESGEPTAAPAASTATVTADTPIDTIIFACDAGMGSSAMGASVLRNKLKKAGVTDVSVTNSAIANLTTDVDLVITQQQLTDRAQEKTPDAIHVSVDNFMNSPKYDEVVEMVRKNREEQQ
- a CDS encoding PTS sugar transporter subunit IIB; amino-acid sequence: MGEASMKILVMCGAGASSTFIAQRLRRAAEAAGLDWSTVAGGELIIRDHPDADLVLLGPHLADRAAELQPSGSSARFAVLESDVYSDLDGSRTLGWVRTLLRGTA
- a CDS encoding transcription antiterminator; its protein translation is MSRRRQDQLLADLLRRDGWATAGQLADVMGVTPRSIRSYVSAVNARVPSGDAVLSGPAGYRAGPAAHRALDTRTEATPRDRLHRIVRELLHTPDGIRVHETAAQLHVSDATLDADLSRVRSLLEGTELALERERDLVRLRGSEEAERALLSKLVHDEIEAGSLLPSAVPRVLVDSSIPHAAVAPFKTALVRELQELDYFVNELAITDVLLHIVIAADRVASGRALDVESGDDTAPPEVRELGLLVGRLCTDHLGITLGAGDRDHLAALLLTRVVTPDRDTTGVAREGITSPVLEAVRTTVERASRDYGVDLVDDAFVLRLALHVQNLQRRIAQQSWSRNPLTRSLKTSYPMIFEIAVAMASGLRERLGVGLHDDEIAYIAMHVGGRLERSRAADTALTATIICPGYSEMRELLRASVDRSLGTTIEITRVDTRVDPDWESIDTDLVLSTIDPGRASDRVVRIPPFLTESDVDRIQVAAARRRRARRLARLRDELSRYFSPEAFVVPLPDAGDEEIIRRLAAPLRAADLIDDAYVDRTIARERMSSTAFTEALAVPHALRMTAKRTAISIGIAHGSVAWGPSRVQVVALVAFSESDRGAFQTVFEQLVEVFSEPESAQRIVRAATSFERFLDELVAVIDG
- a CDS encoding MFS transporter encodes the protein MPPFASSVSPSLSRRRWALCILFMVPGVALASWVTRTPAIRDLLGASTAEMGLVLFGLSTGSMVGILASGPLLGRWGARPLIAIGMVGIIASMPVIAFGAALQVNVAVAVGLALFGLGMGGSEVALNVEGADVEVQSGRTFLPLLHGCFSLGTFIGAVLGIVATAVGFSVIVHLIAVGVLALVAALASVRHLPSHTGRRAAPEPGVSIERPVPVWRDTRLLCIGFIVLAMALAEGTATDWLPLIMVDGHGLDAALGSAVFAVFAASMTIGRFCGGPIVHRFGRAPVLAVSASSAVAGLLLVSLVDHEVVAGVAVVLWGLGASLGFPVAISAAGASGERPTARVALVTVMGYLAFLVGPPALGFIGEHVGLRTALLAPMIVVLIAVFMSPATRTRRSPN
- a CDS encoding ABC transporter permease, whose protein sequence is MKRGARGFTLGDLVRESLEGVGSRPSRLFITLAGTVLGIASLIMTIGMAQTAAGQISSQFDAVAATRVTVEPGTSGDKGETEGKPKARVPWDAPERVAGLAGVADAALVGQLPEGVRVEAVRVHDPAEAPAAPPPVVAGSADLIDVVQGSIATGRWFDSGHEARADRVVVLGANAAEKLGINRVSSQPAIFIDDRAYTVLGILGDVGARKTLLDTVIMPVSTAREQLGLRAPSSLDIRIDVGAGSVVARQAPIAVDPNNPDGYKVSAPSSGGALREGIESDINVLFVVIGAVALLGGGIGIANVTLLSVSERRGEIGLRRALGARTREIARQFMLESVTTGLLGGLIGVAVGLFGLLAVCLVQQWTPVLAPWAAPAGVLLGAVVGWAAGTYPALKAARIEPVDALRDVG
- a CDS encoding ABC transporter ATP-binding protein encodes the protein MGDPEYSGPIIRLDDVTRIFPGAPAVHALRGVDLSVGRGDYLAIVGPSGSGKSTMLNTLGLLDRPSTGTFEFEGIDTGELDDDDRAALRGGAIGFVFQSFHLLATRDVLGNVMLAAAYAGVPREEREERARSALERVGLAHRTGFFPGTLSGGERQRVAIARAVSTEPRLLLADEPTGNLDRKNSEAVMELFSDLGAGGLTIVMITHDHGVAEAAARRVSINDGVLSELV